One Methanobrevibacter sp. DNA window includes the following coding sequences:
- a CDS encoding DUF788 domain-containing protein: protein MDSQKGLCIVLLVLSTIAILACLVIDFEAWIVYAIAIFGIPVWVLSLGLLTMAKPRPEDAEERVKEPFTGY, encoded by the coding sequence ATGGATAGTCAAAAAGGTTTATGTATTGTTTTATTGGTATTATCAACAATAGCTATTCTCGCTTGTCTTGTTATTGACTTTGAAGCATGGATTGTTTATGCTATTGCTATCTTTGGTATACCTGTATGGGTGCTATCTTTAGGTTTACTCACTATGGCTAAGCCAAGACCTGAAGATGCAGAAGAAAGGGTGAAAGAACCATTCACTGGATATTAG